In Centropristis striata isolate RG_2023a ecotype Rhode Island chromosome 1, C.striata_1.0, whole genome shotgun sequence, one DNA window encodes the following:
- the LOC131960857 gene encoding uncharacterized protein LOC131960857, translating into MRLTVELTKRLNSLMKELSTVNFRELASDFNQIISEADSQSPPQENLQDPEYIKIWFRVKVEPLPHYVPTALLSCLSTKNFSCSAYQSLVAEFSKREHHQHYYYPDYNVYQHFIYPFLMHHNNSGYWCISSANESEWMIKNFGVYLRFAPITDLYRLYPNFSGLKVLHLLTPHQIAEMMLLPLPTPPEKDVVINRIFDFLFESPYERQLESVLSTVAYLSYQDPAPCTVYEPM; encoded by the exons ATGAGATTGACTGTAGAGCTGACAAAACGTCTGAATTCACTTATGAAAGAGTTGTCTACAGTG AACTTCAGAGAGCTGGCTTCCGACTTTAACCAGATAATTAGTGAGGCAGACTCTCAGTCTCCGCCCCAGGAAAACCTGCAGGACCCAGAATACATCAAGATCTGGTTTAGGGTCAAAGTGGAGCCCCTCCCTCATTATGTACCGACAGCCCTCCTGTCCTGCCTCAGCACCAAGAACTTCTCCTGCTCAGCTTACCAATCCCT TGTGGCAGAATTCAGTAAACGCGAGCATcaccaacattattattatccagATTACAACGTCTATCAACACTTCATCTATCCCTTTTTGATGCATCACAACAACTCTG GGTACTGGTGTATCTCCTCGGCCAATGAAAGTGAATGGATGATAAAAAACTTTGGCGTCTATTTGAGATTTGCCCCCATCACTGACTTGTACAGACTCTACCCAAACTTCTCTGGA CTTAAGGTTCTTCACCTCTTGACTCCACATCAAATAGCAGAGATGATGCTGCTGCCTCTTCCTACTCCTCCTGAGAAAGATGTTGTCATCAACCGAATATTTGACTTCCTGTTTGAGTCCCCTTACGAGAGACAACTTGAGTCTGTCCTGAGCACCGTGGCCTATCTCAGCTACCAg GATCCTGCACCCTGCACTGTCTACGAACCCATGTGA